The following proteins come from a genomic window of Nothobranchius furzeri strain GRZ-AD chromosome 1, NfurGRZ-RIMD1, whole genome shotgun sequence:
- the atp1b4 gene encoding protein ATP1B4, with protein MEPAFTDGGADEKALKNLPTKVILKHGQELEEEQDQLAEHQPLEQEDLNFERWKRRPLPKRTLHQKIDDLKKYLWNAETNEFMGRSGKSWSLILLFYTALYVFLAAMFGGCLFCLMWSISPYHPTYNDRVMPPGMTMAPHLEGHDIAFNASDRKSWKKYARSMDEYLRPYNDGAQDRKNIRCTHDAYFMQDDLEESAERKACQFKRSWLGDCSGMHDPHYGYSQGRPCILLRMNRILGYLPGQGKPINVTCSVKKGPPEALGEIQFFPKSIFDMKYYPYYGKLRHVNYSSPVVAVRFAGVQYDTHIHVQCKLNGKGIINDSPTDRYLGSVTFSLEVGA; from the exons ATGGAGCCAGCTTTCACGGATGGAGGAGCTGACGAGAAAGCCCTAAAAAATCTT ccgaccaaagtgatacTCAAACATGGGCAGGAGCTGGAGGAAGAGCAGGATCAGCTGGCCGAGCATCAGCCTCTCGAGCAGGAAGACCTGAACTTTGAGAGATGGAAGCGCAGGCCGCTCCCCAAGAGGACCCTCCACCAGAAAATAGATGACTTGAAGAAATACCTGTGGAATGCGGAGACCAACGAATTCATGGGGCGCTCTGGCAAGAGCTGGA GTCTCATCCTGCTATTCTACACTGCACTTTATGTGTTTCTAGCAGCCATGTTTGGGGGTTGTTTGTTTTGCCTCATGTGGTCCATTAGTCCCTATCATCCCACCTATAATGATAGAGTGATGCCACCAG GTATGACAATGGCCCCACACCTGGAAGGCCATGATATTGCTTTCAATGCATCTGACCGTAAATCCTGGAAGAAGTATGCCAGGTCTATGGATGAGTATCTACGAC CATATAATGACGGTGCCCAGGATAGGAAGAATATTCGGTGCACACATGACGCGTACTTCATGCAAGATGACCTGGAGGAGAGTGCAGAGCGGAAAGCATGCCAGTTTAAGCGTTCCTGGTTGGGGGACTGTTCAGGGATGCATGACCCCCACTACGGCTATTCTCAGGGAAGGCCATGCATCCTGCTTCGAATGAATCGG ATCCTTGGTTACTTGCCTGGCCAGGGAAAACCAATTAATGTAACCTGTAGCGTTAAG AAAGGACCGCCAGAGGCCTTAGGAGAAATTCAGTTTTTCCCCAAAAGCATTTTTGACATGAAGTATTATCCTTACTATGGGAAGCTCAGACAC GTGAACTACTCCTCTCCAGTGGTGGCGGTGCGTTTTGCGGGAGTGCAGTACGACACTCACATCCACGTGCAATGCAAACTGAACGGCAAAGGAATCATCAATGATTCACCCACAGATCGCTACCTGGGCAGCGTGACCTTCTCTTTGGAGGTTGGGGCGTGA